The Camelina sativa cultivar DH55 chromosome 16, Cs, whole genome shotgun sequence sequence GATAATCTccttttttcaataatttttctaGTTGcctttcatatatatactattacaggaaagaaagaaaaaatgatatggcACCCTAACTATTTTGTGTTTCGCCAGGATTCATCAGTTTAGATTGTGGTTTACCTCCTGGTGAGTCTCCTTATACCGACCCAGTAACCGGTCTAACATTTTCGTCTGATGCTGATTTCATCCAAAGCGGTAAACGTGGTGAACCTGGGGATACTGTGACTTATATCTACAGGCAATACAAGGATCTAAGATATTTTCCGGATGGAATACGAAACTGCTATAATCTAACAGTAAACAAGGGAACCAACTATCTAATAAGAGCTGGTTTCTCATATGGAAATTATGATGGTCTTAATGTGTATCCCAAATTTGATTTACATGTTGGGCCTAACATGTGGATCGCGGTGGATTTGGATAACGACGATGATCGTGAGATCATTTACATGTCAAAGTCAAATTTATTGCAGATTTGTCTTGTCAAGACAGGATCAACTATACCAATGATATCAACCTTGGAACTACGGCCATTAAGAAATGATTCTTATATGACACAACTTGGTCCCTTGAACCTAATATACCGTCGGGCCTATACAGGCAATTCTGGTGGCTTTATACGGTATGTAAGTTAGTTTCAACAACTATAGTTAAAATTAAagataagttttatttataatatgcaAACTGATCATGTCAATTTGATTCTTTCACTCAGTcattcaaattaattattaataccACTGATCATATGCAATGTAACAAGATCCATTTAACTTACTTTTTTATGACTAacccaacattttttttcagATATCCTGATGATGTCTTTGATCGAAAATGGGTTCCATATAACTGGTTTGAAACGAACGTAAACACCACTCTCAACGTGACTTCCAGTAATCCTTTTGTAGTGCCAGATGCTGTAAGCAGGTCGGGTATCTCCCCTAAAAATATCACCTTACCATTGGGGTTTTACATGTTTACTAACGATGATAGTGACAAAGTTAATGTCTACTTTCATTTCGCCGAGATCCAAACCCTAAATGCAAATGATACTAGGGAGTTTGACATTTTGTTGGATGGAGATATTATTCATAAAGCTTATAGTCCTAAGGTGTTACAATCGGAAACAAAATACAACATATCTCCACAAAAATGCGGATTTGGCTCCTGCGACTTAGACCTTGTAAGAACTCAAAGATCAACTCTTCCACCACTGATTAATGCTATTGAGGCATTCACGGTTTTGGATTTTCCATATGCTGAAACAAATCCAGACGATGGTATGTCACTGATCATCTTTATTCCTCTTTGTATACCCTAACAAGCGAAACATGATATCTTCTATACTAATTCTTGACTTCTTCTATATATGTCAGTCGCTGCTATGAAAAATATCCAAGAAAGTTATGGATTGAACATAATAAGTTGGCAGGGAGATCCTTGCGTCCCTGAACTCTTAAAATGGGAGGATCTAAAGTGCAGCTACACAAATAAGTCCACTCCTCCAAGAATTATTTCCTTGTACGTAAGATCACTATCTCAtacaattttcattttaaaacatCACTCTTATGTATCTTATACTTTAAATTTGTTGTAATAATATAAACAGAGATTTATCATCCCACGGATTGAAAGGAGTCATAACACATGCCTTCCAAAATTTGACTGAGCTTCAAAAATTGTAAAtgaataatatgtttttttttttctcttctattatcatttatattttcttttttttttgttaacctattatcatttatcataatatttttgtctGACATCATTCACCGTAATCTTTTACAatcttaacttttaaaaaatgttaggGACTTATCAAATAACAGTTTGACCGGAGAGGTGCCCGAGTTTCTAGCCAGCATGAAATCATTATCGATCATGTGAGTTAGATTCAAACTAATTCTTATCGGCTACGTATTTTCACTAgactgttctttttttttttctgtaatattTTCTTTGCCTTGACAGAAACTTAAATTGGAACGATCTTACGGGTCCTCTTCCCAAAACTTTTCATGATAGAGAAAAGAGTGGGCTAAAGCTAACGTAAAATTTTCaccatatattttgttttcatcaaGCTTTTGTTTTGTGTCAAGTCTTATTCAAATAAACCTGCTTTCTTAAGGATCCAAGGAAACCCGAGGGTTTGTGCTGATGCGTCATGCAAAAGTAACAATCAAAAGTACGTTTTACCAGTGGTTGCATCAGCAGCTTCTGTGCTCATTATTATAGCTGTGGTGATTCTAATTCTcgttttcaaaaagaaaaggccAATACAAGGTACTTATTTATATAAGGGATACATCTTTTTTATAACATACATTATggtatattaaagaaaaataaatcatatggAAAATTCGGCTGTGGACAGTTGCTTCCTCATCGACAGTTCAACACGTGCTACCAACAAGTAGGCAGTCCATAATTACGCAGACAAAAAGATTCACCTATTCAGAGGTAGCGGCACTGACTGACAACTTTGAAAGAGTTCTAGGAGAAGGAGGGTTCGGAGTAGTGTATCATGGTTCTTTAAATGGTACGCAACCAATAGCTGTTAAACTACTCTCTCAATCTTCAGTACAAGGCTATAAGGAATTCAAAGCAGAGGTATGTTCGATGTTGTAAACCATATTTAAACATGGATTATATACCTTCATAAAGAACATGTAATGCATGCCTCTAAATTCTTTTTGACATGTCAGGTTGAACTTCTTTTGAGAGTTCACCACGTCAATTTGGTTAGTTTGGTTGGATACTGTGACGAAGAAGGCCACTTGGCCCTCCTTTATGAGTATGCACCCAACGGAGACTTAAAACAGCATCTCGCAGGTTaaaatttgaatctttttttttcttgtttttgttttttttcaaaagaagaaTTACTTGACATATGTTGATGTTTCATGTCTTACAACACCActagtgtttttaaaattataggaGAACGTGGTGGCTCTCCATTGAAGTGGTCAAGTAGACTAAAAATTGTCGTGGAAACTGCACAAGGTTCGTATTAAGCTCAAATCCATCAATCACTTTATATCTATCATCTAACATGGATAACTATTATTCTATATAGGATTAGAATACTTACATACGGGTTGCCAACCTCCAATGGTACATCGCGAtgtcaaaacaacaaatattctTTTAGACGAACATTTCCAAGCAAAACTTGCAGATTTTGGCCTGTCAAGATCTTTTCCAATTGGAGGTGAAACTCATGTTTCAACTGCTGTTGCTGGAACTCCTGGATATTTGGATCCTGAGTAAGTGTTACATCATCTAACCAATTCGATCCAAAAAAAGTTATGattcatttgaaatataaatttcaTGTCTTGTTTTGCAGATATTATCGAACAAATAGGTTGAATGAAAAGAGTGATGTATACAGCTTTGGGATTGTATTATTGGAGATCATCACAAGTCGACCTGTTATTCAGCAAACCAGAGAAAAGCCGCACATAGCAGCATGGGTGGGATACATGCTGTCTAAGGGAGATATTGAAAATGTTGTGGATCCAAGACTCAATAAAGATTATGAGTCTACTTCTGTTTGGAAGGCTCTTGAGATAGCAATGTCTTGCGTGAATCCTTCTTCAGAGAAAAGACCAACCATGTCTCAAGTTACTAATGAACTAAAACAATGTCTAACATTAGACAACTCAAAGCGAGGAGGGAGAGAAGACATGGGATCAAGAAGTTCTGCTGAAATGAGCACAAGCTTCACAACCGAAATTATCCCTAAAGCACGCTAACTTatgccaaaaaaaatccaaa is a genomic window containing:
- the LOC104749991 gene encoding probable LRR receptor-like serine/threonine-protein kinase At2g28960 isoform X1 is translated as MGCHCKLLLAVSVGIFAIIHIVQAQPDQQGFISLDCGLPPGESPYTDPVTGLTFSSDADFIQSGKRGEPGDTVTYIYRQYKDLRYFPDGIRNCYNLTVNKGTNYLIRAGFSYGNYDGLNVYPKFDLHVGPNMWIAVDLDNDDDREIIYMSKSNLLQICLVKTGSTIPMISTLELRPLRNDSYMTQLGPLNLIYRRAYTGNSGGFIRYPDDVFDRKWVPYNWFETNVNTTLNVTSSNPFVVPDAVSRSGISPKNITLPLGFYMFTNDDSDKVNVYFHFAEIQTLNANDTREFDILLDGDIIHKAYSPKVLQSETKYNISPQKCGFGSCDLDLVRTQRSTLPPLINAIEAFTVLDFPYAETNPDDVAAMKNIQESYGLNIISWQGDPCVPELLKWEDLKCSYTNKSTPPRIISLDLSSHGLKGVITHAFQNLTELQKLDLSNNSLTGEVPEFLASMKSLSIINLNWNDLTGPLPKTFHDREKSGLKLTIQGNPRVCADASCKSNNQKYVLPVVASAASVLIIIAVVILILVFKKKRPIQVASSSTVQHVLPTSRQSIITQTKRFTYSEVAALTDNFERVLGEGGFGVVYHGSLNGTQPIAVKLLSQSSVQGYKEFKAEVELLLRVHHVNLVSLVGYCDEEGHLALLYEYAPNGDLKQHLAGERGGSPLKWSSRLKIVVETAQGLEYLHTGCQPPMVHRDVKTTNILLDEHFQAKLADFGLSRSFPIGGETHVSTAVAGTPGYLDPEYYRTNRLNEKSDVYSFGIVLLEIITSRPVIQQTREKPHIAAWVGYMLSKGDIENVVDPRLNKDYESTSVWKALEIAMSCVNPSSEKRPTMSQVTNELKQCLTLDNSKRGGREDMGSRSSAEMSTSFTTEIIPKAR
- the LOC104749991 gene encoding probable LRR receptor-like serine/threonine-protein kinase At2g28960 isoform X2, with the protein product MWIAVDLDNDDDREIIYMSKSNLLQICLVKTGSTIPMISTLELRPLRNDSYMTQLGPLNLIYRRAYTGNSGGFIRYPDDVFDRKWVPYNWFETNVNTTLNVTSSNPFVVPDAVSRSGISPKNITLPLGFYMFTNDDSDKVNVYFHFAEIQTLNANDTREFDILLDGDIIHKAYSPKVLQSETKYNISPQKCGFGSCDLDLVRTQRSTLPPLINAIEAFTVLDFPYAETNPDDVAAMKNIQESYGLNIISWQGDPCVPELLKWEDLKCSYTNKSTPPRIISLDLSSHGLKGVITHAFQNLTELQKLDLSNNSLTGEVPEFLASMKSLSIINLNWNDLTGPLPKTFHDREKSGLKLTIQGNPRVCADASCKSNNQKYVLPVVASAASVLIIIAVVILILVFKKKRPIQVASSSTVQHVLPTSRQSIITQTKRFTYSEVAALTDNFERVLGEGGFGVVYHGSLNGTQPIAVKLLSQSSVQGYKEFKAEVELLLRVHHVNLVSLVGYCDEEGHLALLYEYAPNGDLKQHLAGERGGSPLKWSSRLKIVVETAQGLEYLHTGCQPPMVHRDVKTTNILLDEHFQAKLADFGLSRSFPIGGETHVSTAVAGTPGYLDPEYYRTNRLNEKSDVYSFGIVLLEIITSRPVIQQTREKPHIAAWVGYMLSKGDIENVVDPRLNKDYESTSVWKALEIAMSCVNPSSEKRPTMSQVTNELKQCLTLDNSKRGGREDMGSRSSAEMSTSFTTEIIPKAR